The sequence TGTGATCTTAAGAGAGAGAATTATATCGAGGCAGAAGATAAGACAATCCGGGAACTGCAATCTATCGGGAAACCGTTTGTCGTACTTGTAAATTCAAAAAGACCATATGGGGAAGAGGCAAAGCAGGCGGCGGAAAGTATAAGGCAAAAGCATGGGGTTACGGCGATGGCGCTTAACTGTGAACAACTGCGGGAGGAGGATATTCACCGGATCATGGAAAATGTACTGTTTGAATTTCCTATTTCGGAAGTGGAGTTTTATATTCCAAAGTGGGTGGAGATGTTGTCTCGGGAACATAAGATCAAAGCGGATCTGCTTTGGCATATAAAAGAGATGATGAAAGATTTTTCGGAAATCAAAGATGCGGTAAGAGGAATAGCAAGACCAGACAGCATGTACATAAAAGAGATGAAGGTAGATGATGTGGCGTTGGATACCGGATGTGTAAAAGTACGGATTCAGGTGGCGGATAATTATTACTACGAGATGTTAAGTGAGTTGACTGGAACGTCTATTGAAGGAGAATACGAACTGATCCGTACGATGAAGGAGATGGCGGCTCTTCGCAAAGAATATGAAGGCGTAAAAGATGCGATGGAATCGGTAAAAATGAAGGGTTATGGCGTGGTGAGCCCGAGAAAAGAAGAAATCCAATTGGAGGAACCGGTTATTATCAAGCAGGGGAATAAATATGGTGTGAAAATTCATTCCGAAGCACCGTCGATTCATATGATCCGGGCAAATATAGAGACGGAGATTGCACCGATTGTGGGCAGTGAGCAGCAGGCAAATGATTTAGTCAATTATATCAAAGATGCAAGTGCAACAGAAGAAGGTGTGTGGGGCACTAACATTTTCGGAAAATCCATTGAAGAGCTTGTGACGGATGGCATGCGTAATAAGCTTATCGCAATCAACGATGAGAGCCAGTCGAAATTGCAGGATAC comes from Coprococcus phoceensis and encodes:
- the spoIVA gene encoding stage IV sporulation protein A, with the protein product MEVFDVYKDIQARTNGEIYLGVVGPVRTGKSTFIKRFMDLLVLPKIEDEHSRQRTKDELPQSASGKTIMTTEPKFVPKEAAEISLMDDVTVKVRLIDCVGYMVKGAAGHTENEEERQVKTPWFDYEIPFTKAASIGTQKVIHDHATIGIIITTDGTICDLKRENYIEAEDKTIRELQSIGKPFVVLVNSKRPYGEEAKQAAESIRQKHGVTAMALNCEQLREEDIHRIMENVLFEFPISEVEFYIPKWVEMLSREHKIKADLLWHIKEMMKDFSEIKDAVRGIARPDSMYIKEMKVDDVALDTGCVKVRIQVADNYYYEMLSELTGTSIEGEYELIRTMKEMAALRKEYEGVKDAMESVKMKGYGVVSPRKEEIQLEEPVIIKQGNKYGVKIHSEAPSIHMIRANIETEIAPIVGSEQQANDLVNYIKDASATEEGVWGTNIFGKSIEELVTDGMRNKLIAINDESQSKLQDTMQKIVNDSNGGMVCIII